The following proteins are co-located in the Phaenicophaeus curvirostris isolate KB17595 chromosome 12, BPBGC_Pcur_1.0, whole genome shotgun sequence genome:
- the TSPAN3 gene encoding tetraspanin-3, which yields MGQCGITSSKTVLVFLNLIFWAAAGILCYVGAYVFITYDDYDHFFEDVYTLIPAVIIIAVGTLLFIIGLIGCCATIRESRCGLATFVIILLLVFITEVVVVVLGYIYRAKVEDEVDHSIQKVYNGYNGTNPDAASRAIDYVQRQLRCCGIHNYSDWEKTIWFKQTKNNSVPLSCCKAALSNCTGSLTRPMDLYSEGCEALVVKKLQEIMMYVIWAALAFAAIQLLGMLCACIVLCRRSRDPAYELLITGGTYA from the exons ATGGGGCAGTGCGGCATCACCTCCTCCAAAACCGTCCTCGTCTTCCTCAACCTCATCTTCTGG GCAGCAGCAGGCATATTGTGCTACGTGGGAGCCTATGTGTTCATCACATATGATGACTATGATCACTTCTTTGAAGATGTCTACACGCTAATTCCAGCAGTTATCATCATAGCTGTGGGAACGCTTCTTTTTATTATTGGACTTATTGGGTGCTGTGCCACAATTCGAGAAAGTCGCTGTGGGCTCGCTACG TTTGTGATCATCCTGCTCTTGGTTTTTATCACTGAAGTTGTGGTGGTGGTTCTTGGATACATCTACAGAGCAAAG GTAGAGGATGAAGTTGATCACAGCATCCAGAAAGTATACAATGGATACAACGGGACAAATCCTGATGCAGCCAGTCGTGCTATTGACTATGTACAGAGGCAG CTGCGCTGCTGTGGGATCCATAACtattcagactgggagaaaacTATCTGGTtcaaacaaactaaaaataacAGTGTGCCGCTTAGTTGTTGCAAAGCAGCCCTCAGCAACTGTACTGGCAGTTTGACCCGCCCAATGGACCTTTATTCTGAG GGGTGTGAGGCTCTGGTTGTAAAGAAGCTTCAGGAGATCATGATGTATGTCATCTGGGCAGCACTAGCATTTGCTGCTATTCAG cTTCTGGGCATGTTGTGTGCCTGTATAGTACTGTGTAGGAGGAGTCGGGATCCTGCCTACGAGCTTCTCATCACTGGCGGAACCTATGCCTAG